The following are encoded in a window of Oncorhynchus mykiss isolate Arlee chromosome 11, USDA_OmykA_1.1, whole genome shotgun sequence genomic DNA:
- the LOC110535277 gene encoding aspartyl/asparaginyl beta-hydroxylase isoform X13: MAPRKNFRNQAKKEVKPAAVVNKNGVKVEASVAASGGGFSGTKIFTWFMVLALLGVWSSVAVVWFDLVDYDNVIGKLSAYDADGDGDFDVEDAKVLLGLKERPVSVLLREAKEDYAVKEPDAAPTPDDDVDGSQNTDVESEIQAAVPLPPISDDFIPDDSRDEATHPYEDENNAIDTKGELVEKAQPQQTVEESKQYNNQPGSYNNQPGSPETKETVQLRYNAEAESVPEPEADVEPEVESVPEPEADVEPEVESVPELEAEFVPELKAKKKKPKLLNKFEKTIKTEIDAAEKLRKKGKVEEAVRAFETLVLQYPQSPRCRYGKALAEDGLAEKMLSNDMLQKAIGTYKEASELPNATPDLIKATLKKRAERQQFLGRMRGALATLEKLVQIFPEDMALKNDLGVAHLLIGDNNSAKRVYEEVLATAPSDGFAKVHYGFILKSENKIAESIPFLRDGLESGDPGTDDGRFYFHLGDALQRMGDDSAYKWYERGHQRGHFASVWQRSLYNVDGLKAQPWWTPKDTGYMDLVKTLERNWRIIRDEAQSVMDKTTGLFVPEEENLREKGEWGQFTLWQQGKKAGESCRSVPKTCGLLERYPEATGCKRGQIKFSVMQPGTHVWPHTGPTNCRLRMHLGLVIPKTGCKIRCTNDTRAWEEGKVLIFDDSFEHEVWQDADSYRLIFIVDVWHPELTQYQRQTLSPI; this comes from the exons AGGTGAAGCCTGCAGCAGTGGTGAATAAGAATGGTGTGAAAGTGGAGGCTTCTGTTGCTGCTAGTGGTGGTGGTTTTAGCGGAACAAAGATCTTCACCTGGTTCATGGTGCTGGCCCTGCTGGGGGTTTGGAGCTCTGTGGCCGTGGTGTGGTTTGACCTGGTGGACTACGACAATGTCATCG GTAAACTTTCAGCGTATGACGCAGACGGCGACGGCGACTTCGATGTGGAGGACGCCAAAGTACTACTCG GACTGAAGGAGAGGCCGGTTTCTGTGTTGCTGAGGGAAGCCAAGGAGGATTATGCTGTGAAAGAACCAG ATGCTGCCCCCACTCCGGATGATGATG TTGATGGATCTCAGAACACGGATGTGGAATCTGAAATCCAAG ctgctgtccctctccctccgATATCGGATGATTTTATCCCAG ATGATAGTAGAGATGAAGCAACACATCCTTATG AGGATGAAAACAATGCCATTGACACGAAAGGAG AATTGGTTGAGAAGGCACAGCCACAGCAGACAGTAG AAGAGTCAAAGCAATACAACAACCAACCAGGCTCCTACAACAACCAACCAGGCTCCCCGGAGACAAAGGAAACag TACAACTGCGATACAATGCAGAGGCTGAATCAGTCCCAGAACCGGAGGCTGACGTGGAACCAGAGGTGGAATCTGTTCCGGAACCGGAGGCTGACGTGGAACCAGAGGTGGAATCTGTTCCGGAACTGGAAGCTGAATTTGTTCCAGAACTGAAAG CCAAAAAGAAGAAGCCCAAACTCCTGAATAAATTTGAGAAAACGATCAAGACGGAGATTGACGCTGCTGAGAAGTTACGTAAAAAG GGGAAAGTGGAAGAGGCTGTCCGGGCTTTTGAAACTCTAGTGCTGCAGTATCCTCAGAGTCCCAGATGTCGCTATGGGAAAGCCCTG GCTGAGGATGGCCTGGCAGAGAAGATGCTCAGCAACGACATGCTGCAGAAGGCCATCGGCACATACAAGGAGGCGTCAGAGCTGCCCAACGCCACACCTGACCTCATCAAGGCCACACTGAAGAAACGGGCTGAGCGTCAGCAGTTCCTCG gTCGTATGAGGGGTGCCTTGGCCACGTTGGAGAAACTGGTACAGATCTTCCCTGAGGACATGGCCCTGAAGAACGATCTGGGCGTGGCCCACCTGCTCATCGGAGACAACAACAGTGCCAAGAGGGTCTACGAGGAG GTGTTGGCCACTGCACCAAGTGACGGCTTTGCTAAAGTCCATTACGGCTTCATCCTCAAATCAGAAAACAAGATCGCAGAGAGCATCCCATTCCTCAGG GATGGTTTGGAATCAGGAGACCCTGGCACAGACGACGGCAGGTTTTACTTCCACCTCGGAGACGCTTTACAGAGAATGGGAGACGACAGT GCCTACAAGTGGTATGAGAGAGGGCACCAGAGAGGTCACTTTGCCTCCGTATGGCAGCGATCTCTTTATAATGTGGACGGTCTCAAAGCCCAGCCATGGTGGACGCCCAAGGACACTGGATATATGGATCTAGTCAAG ACCCTGGAGAGGAACTGGAGGATCATCAGGGACGAGGCCCAGTCTGTGATGGATAAAACCACTGGCCTCTTTGTTCCAGAGGAGGAGAACCTCAGAGAAAAAGGGGAGTGGGGCCAGTTCACCCTCTGGCAGCAAG GCAAGAAGGCAGGGGAGTCCTGCCGCAGTGTTCCAAAGACCTGTGGCCTGTTGGAGCGCTACCCAGAGGCTACAGGCTGCAAGAGAGGACAG ATCAAGTTCTCGGTGATGCAGCCTGGTACTCACGTCTGGCCCCACACGGGGCCCACCAACTGTCGCCTGCGCATGCACCTGGGCCTGGTCATCCCCAAGACGGGCTGCAAGATCAGGTGCACCAACGATACCAG GGCTTGGGAGGAGGGGAAAGTGCTCATCTTTGATGATTCCTTTGAGCATGAGGTGTGGCAGGACGCCGACAGTTACCGGCTCATCTTCATCGTGGACGTGTGGCACCCCGAGCTCACCCAGTACCAACGGCAGACTCTATCCCCCATTTAG
- the LOC110535277 gene encoding aspartyl/asparaginyl beta-hydroxylase isoform X10 produces MAPRKNFRNQAKKEVKPAAVVNKNGVKVEASVAASGGGFSGTKIFTWFMVLALLGVWSSVAVVWFDLVDYDNVIAERAKEFRFNFSEVLQGKLSAYDADGDGDFDVEDAKVLLGLKERPVSVLLREAKEDYAVKEPDAAPTPDDDVDGSQNTDVESEIQAAVPLPPISDDFIPDDSRDEATHPYEDENNAIDTKGELVEKAQPQQTVEESKQYNNQPGSYNNQPGSPETKETEAESVPEPEADVEPEVESVPEPEADVEPEVESVPELEAEFVPELKAKKKKPKLLNKFEKTIKTEIDAAEKLRKKGKVEEAVRAFETLVLQYPQSPRCRYGKALAEDGLAEKMLSNDMLQKAIGTYKEASELPNATPDLIKATLKKRAERQQFLGRMRGALATLEKLVQIFPEDMALKNDLGVAHLLIGDNNSAKRVYEEVLATAPSDGFAKVHYGFILKSENKIAESIPFLRDGLESGDPGTDDGRFYFHLGDALQRMGDDSAYKWYERGHQRGHFASVWQRSLYNVDGLKAQPWWTPKDTGYMDLVKTLERNWRIIRDEAQSVMDKTTGLFVPEEENLREKGEWGQFTLWQQGKKAGESCRSVPKTCGLLERYPEATGCKRGQIKFSVMQPGTHVWPHTGPTNCRLRMHLGLVIPKTGCKIRCTNDTRAWEEGKVLIFDDSFEHEVWQDADSYRLIFIVDVWHPELTQYQRQTLSPI; encoded by the exons AGGTGAAGCCTGCAGCAGTGGTGAATAAGAATGGTGTGAAAGTGGAGGCTTCTGTTGCTGCTAGTGGTGGTGGTTTTAGCGGAACAAAGATCTTCACCTGGTTCATGGTGCTGGCCCTGCTGGGGGTTTGGAGCTCTGTGGCCGTGGTGTGGTTTGACCTGGTGGACTACGACAATGTCATCG CAGAGAGAGCAAAGGAATTCCGTTTTAACTTTTCAGAGGTTTTACAAG GTAAACTTTCAGCGTATGACGCAGACGGCGACGGCGACTTCGATGTGGAGGACGCCAAAGTACTACTCG GACTGAAGGAGAGGCCGGTTTCTGTGTTGCTGAGGGAAGCCAAGGAGGATTATGCTGTGAAAGAACCAG ATGCTGCCCCCACTCCGGATGATGATG TTGATGGATCTCAGAACACGGATGTGGAATCTGAAATCCAAG ctgctgtccctctccctccgATATCGGATGATTTTATCCCAG ATGATAGTAGAGATGAAGCAACACATCCTTATG AGGATGAAAACAATGCCATTGACACGAAAGGAG AATTGGTTGAGAAGGCACAGCCACAGCAGACAGTAG AAGAGTCAAAGCAATACAACAACCAACCAGGCTCCTACAACAACCAACCAGGCTCCCCGGAGACAAAGGAAACag AGGCTGAATCAGTCCCAGAACCGGAGGCTGACGTGGAACCAGAGGTGGAATCTGTTCCGGAACCGGAGGCTGACGTGGAACCAGAGGTGGAATCTGTTCCGGAACTGGAAGCTGAATTTGTTCCAGAACTGAAAG CCAAAAAGAAGAAGCCCAAACTCCTGAATAAATTTGAGAAAACGATCAAGACGGAGATTGACGCTGCTGAGAAGTTACGTAAAAAG GGGAAAGTGGAAGAGGCTGTCCGGGCTTTTGAAACTCTAGTGCTGCAGTATCCTCAGAGTCCCAGATGTCGCTATGGGAAAGCCCTG GCTGAGGATGGCCTGGCAGAGAAGATGCTCAGCAACGACATGCTGCAGAAGGCCATCGGCACATACAAGGAGGCGTCAGAGCTGCCCAACGCCACACCTGACCTCATCAAGGCCACACTGAAGAAACGGGCTGAGCGTCAGCAGTTCCTCG gTCGTATGAGGGGTGCCTTGGCCACGTTGGAGAAACTGGTACAGATCTTCCCTGAGGACATGGCCCTGAAGAACGATCTGGGCGTGGCCCACCTGCTCATCGGAGACAACAACAGTGCCAAGAGGGTCTACGAGGAG GTGTTGGCCACTGCACCAAGTGACGGCTTTGCTAAAGTCCATTACGGCTTCATCCTCAAATCAGAAAACAAGATCGCAGAGAGCATCCCATTCCTCAGG GATGGTTTGGAATCAGGAGACCCTGGCACAGACGACGGCAGGTTTTACTTCCACCTCGGAGACGCTTTACAGAGAATGGGAGACGACAGT GCCTACAAGTGGTATGAGAGAGGGCACCAGAGAGGTCACTTTGCCTCCGTATGGCAGCGATCTCTTTATAATGTGGACGGTCTCAAAGCCCAGCCATGGTGGACGCCCAAGGACACTGGATATATGGATCTAGTCAAG ACCCTGGAGAGGAACTGGAGGATCATCAGGGACGAGGCCCAGTCTGTGATGGATAAAACCACTGGCCTCTTTGTTCCAGAGGAGGAGAACCTCAGAGAAAAAGGGGAGTGGGGCCAGTTCACCCTCTGGCAGCAAG GCAAGAAGGCAGGGGAGTCCTGCCGCAGTGTTCCAAAGACCTGTGGCCTGTTGGAGCGCTACCCAGAGGCTACAGGCTGCAAGAGAGGACAG ATCAAGTTCTCGGTGATGCAGCCTGGTACTCACGTCTGGCCCCACACGGGGCCCACCAACTGTCGCCTGCGCATGCACCTGGGCCTGGTCATCCCCAAGACGGGCTGCAAGATCAGGTGCACCAACGATACCAG GGCTTGGGAGGAGGGGAAAGTGCTCATCTTTGATGATTCCTTTGAGCATGAGGTGTGGCAGGACGCCGACAGTTACCGGCTCATCTTCATCGTGGACGTGTGGCACCCCGAGCTCACCCAGTACCAACGGCAGACTCTATCCCCCATTTAG
- the LOC110535277 gene encoding aspartyl/asparaginyl beta-hydroxylase isoform X3, translating to MAPRKNFRNQAKKEVKPAAVVNKNGVKVEASVAASGGGFSGTKIFTWFMVLALLGVWSSVAVVWFDLVDYDNVIAERAKEFRFNFSEVLQGKLSAYDADGDGDFDVEDAKVLLDEKEIKVPAPKMERLKKGLKERPVSVLLREAKEDYAVKEPDAAPTPDDDVDGSQNTDVESEIQAAVPLPPISDDFIPDDSRDEATHPYEDENNAIDTKGELVEKAQPQQTVEESKQYNNQPGSYNNQPGSPETKETEAESVPEPEADVEPEVESVPEPEADVEPEVESVPELEAEFVPELKAKKKKPKLLNKFEKTIKTEIDAAEKLRKKGKVEEAVRAFETLVLQYPQSPRCRYGKALAEDGLAEKMLSNDMLQKAIGTYKEASELPNATPDLIKATLKKRAERQQFLGRMRGALATLEKLVQIFPEDMALKNDLGVAHLLIGDNNSAKRVYEEVLATAPSDGFAKVHYGFILKSENKIAESIPFLRDGLESGDPGTDDGRFYFHLGDALQRMGDDSAYKWYERGHQRGHFASVWQRSLYNVDGLKAQPWWTPKDTGYMDLVKTLERNWRIIRDEAQSVMDKTTGLFVPEEENLREKGEWGQFTLWQQGKKAGESCRSVPKTCGLLERYPEATGCKRGQIKFSVMQPGTHVWPHTGPTNCRLRMHLGLVIPKTGCKIRCTNDTRAWEEGKVLIFDDSFEHEVWQDADSYRLIFIVDVWHPELTQYQRQTLSPI from the exons AGGTGAAGCCTGCAGCAGTGGTGAATAAGAATGGTGTGAAAGTGGAGGCTTCTGTTGCTGCTAGTGGTGGTGGTTTTAGCGGAACAAAGATCTTCACCTGGTTCATGGTGCTGGCCCTGCTGGGGGTTTGGAGCTCTGTGGCCGTGGTGTGGTTTGACCTGGTGGACTACGACAATGTCATCG CAGAGAGAGCAAAGGAATTCCGTTTTAACTTTTCAGAGGTTTTACAAG GTAAACTTTCAGCGTATGACGCAGACGGCGACGGCGACTTCGATGTGGAGGACGCCAAAGTACTACTCG ATGAAAAAGAGATCAAAGTTCCTGCTCCCAAAATGGAAAGGCTGAAAAAAG GACTGAAGGAGAGGCCGGTTTCTGTGTTGCTGAGGGAAGCCAAGGAGGATTATGCTGTGAAAGAACCAG ATGCTGCCCCCACTCCGGATGATGATG TTGATGGATCTCAGAACACGGATGTGGAATCTGAAATCCAAG ctgctgtccctctccctccgATATCGGATGATTTTATCCCAG ATGATAGTAGAGATGAAGCAACACATCCTTATG AGGATGAAAACAATGCCATTGACACGAAAGGAG AATTGGTTGAGAAGGCACAGCCACAGCAGACAGTAG AAGAGTCAAAGCAATACAACAACCAACCAGGCTCCTACAACAACCAACCAGGCTCCCCGGAGACAAAGGAAACag AGGCTGAATCAGTCCCAGAACCGGAGGCTGACGTGGAACCAGAGGTGGAATCTGTTCCGGAACCGGAGGCTGACGTGGAACCAGAGGTGGAATCTGTTCCGGAACTGGAAGCTGAATTTGTTCCAGAACTGAAAG CCAAAAAGAAGAAGCCCAAACTCCTGAATAAATTTGAGAAAACGATCAAGACGGAGATTGACGCTGCTGAGAAGTTACGTAAAAAG GGGAAAGTGGAAGAGGCTGTCCGGGCTTTTGAAACTCTAGTGCTGCAGTATCCTCAGAGTCCCAGATGTCGCTATGGGAAAGCCCTG GCTGAGGATGGCCTGGCAGAGAAGATGCTCAGCAACGACATGCTGCAGAAGGCCATCGGCACATACAAGGAGGCGTCAGAGCTGCCCAACGCCACACCTGACCTCATCAAGGCCACACTGAAGAAACGGGCTGAGCGTCAGCAGTTCCTCG gTCGTATGAGGGGTGCCTTGGCCACGTTGGAGAAACTGGTACAGATCTTCCCTGAGGACATGGCCCTGAAGAACGATCTGGGCGTGGCCCACCTGCTCATCGGAGACAACAACAGTGCCAAGAGGGTCTACGAGGAG GTGTTGGCCACTGCACCAAGTGACGGCTTTGCTAAAGTCCATTACGGCTTCATCCTCAAATCAGAAAACAAGATCGCAGAGAGCATCCCATTCCTCAGG GATGGTTTGGAATCAGGAGACCCTGGCACAGACGACGGCAGGTTTTACTTCCACCTCGGAGACGCTTTACAGAGAATGGGAGACGACAGT GCCTACAAGTGGTATGAGAGAGGGCACCAGAGAGGTCACTTTGCCTCCGTATGGCAGCGATCTCTTTATAATGTGGACGGTCTCAAAGCCCAGCCATGGTGGACGCCCAAGGACACTGGATATATGGATCTAGTCAAG ACCCTGGAGAGGAACTGGAGGATCATCAGGGACGAGGCCCAGTCTGTGATGGATAAAACCACTGGCCTCTTTGTTCCAGAGGAGGAGAACCTCAGAGAAAAAGGGGAGTGGGGCCAGTTCACCCTCTGGCAGCAAG GCAAGAAGGCAGGGGAGTCCTGCCGCAGTGTTCCAAAGACCTGTGGCCTGTTGGAGCGCTACCCAGAGGCTACAGGCTGCAAGAGAGGACAG ATCAAGTTCTCGGTGATGCAGCCTGGTACTCACGTCTGGCCCCACACGGGGCCCACCAACTGTCGCCTGCGCATGCACCTGGGCCTGGTCATCCCCAAGACGGGCTGCAAGATCAGGTGCACCAACGATACCAG GGCTTGGGAGGAGGGGAAAGTGCTCATCTTTGATGATTCCTTTGAGCATGAGGTGTGGCAGGACGCCGACAGTTACCGGCTCATCTTCATCGTGGACGTGTGGCACCCCGAGCTCACCCAGTACCAACGGCAGACTCTATCCCCCATTTAG
- the LOC110535277 gene encoding aspartyl/asparaginyl beta-hydroxylase isoform X5, giving the protein MAPRKNFRNQAKKEVKPAAVVNKNGVKVEASVAASGGGFSGTKIFTWFMVLALLGVWSSVAVVWFDLVDYDNVIGKLSAYDADGDGDFDVEDAKVLLDEKEIKVPAPKMERLKKGLKERPVSVLLREAKEDYAVKEPDAAPTPDDDVDGSQNTDVESEIQAAVPLPPISDDFIPDDSRDEATHPYEDENNAIDTKGELVEKAQPQQTVEESKQYNNQPGSYNNQPGSPETKETVQLRYNAEAESVPEPEADVEPEVESVPEPEADVEPEVESVPELEAEFVPELKAKKKKPKLLNKFEKTIKTEIDAAEKLRKKGKVEEAVRAFETLVLQYPQSPRCRYGKALAEDGLAEKMLSNDMLQKAIGTYKEASELPNATPDLIKATLKKRAERQQFLGRMRGALATLEKLVQIFPEDMALKNDLGVAHLLIGDNNSAKRVYEEVLATAPSDGFAKVHYGFILKSENKIAESIPFLRDGLESGDPGTDDGRFYFHLGDALQRMGDDSAYKWYERGHQRGHFASVWQRSLYNVDGLKAQPWWTPKDTGYMDLVKTLERNWRIIRDEAQSVMDKTTGLFVPEEENLREKGEWGQFTLWQQGKKAGESCRSVPKTCGLLERYPEATGCKRGQIKFSVMQPGTHVWPHTGPTNCRLRMHLGLVIPKTGCKIRCTNDTRAWEEGKVLIFDDSFEHEVWQDADSYRLIFIVDVWHPELTQYQRQTLSPI; this is encoded by the exons AGGTGAAGCCTGCAGCAGTGGTGAATAAGAATGGTGTGAAAGTGGAGGCTTCTGTTGCTGCTAGTGGTGGTGGTTTTAGCGGAACAAAGATCTTCACCTGGTTCATGGTGCTGGCCCTGCTGGGGGTTTGGAGCTCTGTGGCCGTGGTGTGGTTTGACCTGGTGGACTACGACAATGTCATCG GTAAACTTTCAGCGTATGACGCAGACGGCGACGGCGACTTCGATGTGGAGGACGCCAAAGTACTACTCG ATGAAAAAGAGATCAAAGTTCCTGCTCCCAAAATGGAAAGGCTGAAAAAAG GACTGAAGGAGAGGCCGGTTTCTGTGTTGCTGAGGGAAGCCAAGGAGGATTATGCTGTGAAAGAACCAG ATGCTGCCCCCACTCCGGATGATGATG TTGATGGATCTCAGAACACGGATGTGGAATCTGAAATCCAAG ctgctgtccctctccctccgATATCGGATGATTTTATCCCAG ATGATAGTAGAGATGAAGCAACACATCCTTATG AGGATGAAAACAATGCCATTGACACGAAAGGAG AATTGGTTGAGAAGGCACAGCCACAGCAGACAGTAG AAGAGTCAAAGCAATACAACAACCAACCAGGCTCCTACAACAACCAACCAGGCTCCCCGGAGACAAAGGAAACag TACAACTGCGATACAATGCAGAGGCTGAATCAGTCCCAGAACCGGAGGCTGACGTGGAACCAGAGGTGGAATCTGTTCCGGAACCGGAGGCTGACGTGGAACCAGAGGTGGAATCTGTTCCGGAACTGGAAGCTGAATTTGTTCCAGAACTGAAAG CCAAAAAGAAGAAGCCCAAACTCCTGAATAAATTTGAGAAAACGATCAAGACGGAGATTGACGCTGCTGAGAAGTTACGTAAAAAG GGGAAAGTGGAAGAGGCTGTCCGGGCTTTTGAAACTCTAGTGCTGCAGTATCCTCAGAGTCCCAGATGTCGCTATGGGAAAGCCCTG GCTGAGGATGGCCTGGCAGAGAAGATGCTCAGCAACGACATGCTGCAGAAGGCCATCGGCACATACAAGGAGGCGTCAGAGCTGCCCAACGCCACACCTGACCTCATCAAGGCCACACTGAAGAAACGGGCTGAGCGTCAGCAGTTCCTCG gTCGTATGAGGGGTGCCTTGGCCACGTTGGAGAAACTGGTACAGATCTTCCCTGAGGACATGGCCCTGAAGAACGATCTGGGCGTGGCCCACCTGCTCATCGGAGACAACAACAGTGCCAAGAGGGTCTACGAGGAG GTGTTGGCCACTGCACCAAGTGACGGCTTTGCTAAAGTCCATTACGGCTTCATCCTCAAATCAGAAAACAAGATCGCAGAGAGCATCCCATTCCTCAGG GATGGTTTGGAATCAGGAGACCCTGGCACAGACGACGGCAGGTTTTACTTCCACCTCGGAGACGCTTTACAGAGAATGGGAGACGACAGT GCCTACAAGTGGTATGAGAGAGGGCACCAGAGAGGTCACTTTGCCTCCGTATGGCAGCGATCTCTTTATAATGTGGACGGTCTCAAAGCCCAGCCATGGTGGACGCCCAAGGACACTGGATATATGGATCTAGTCAAG ACCCTGGAGAGGAACTGGAGGATCATCAGGGACGAGGCCCAGTCTGTGATGGATAAAACCACTGGCCTCTTTGTTCCAGAGGAGGAGAACCTCAGAGAAAAAGGGGAGTGGGGCCAGTTCACCCTCTGGCAGCAAG GCAAGAAGGCAGGGGAGTCCTGCCGCAGTGTTCCAAAGACCTGTGGCCTGTTGGAGCGCTACCCAGAGGCTACAGGCTGCAAGAGAGGACAG ATCAAGTTCTCGGTGATGCAGCCTGGTACTCACGTCTGGCCCCACACGGGGCCCACCAACTGTCGCCTGCGCATGCACCTGGGCCTGGTCATCCCCAAGACGGGCTGCAAGATCAGGTGCACCAACGATACCAG GGCTTGGGAGGAGGGGAAAGTGCTCATCTTTGATGATTCCTTTGAGCATGAGGTGTGGCAGGACGCCGACAGTTACCGGCTCATCTTCATCGTGGACGTGTGGCACCCCGAGCTCACCCAGTACCAACGGCAGACTCTATCCCCCATTTAG
- the LOC110535277 gene encoding aspartyl/asparaginyl beta-hydroxylase isoform X11 — translation MAPRKNFRNQAKKEVKPAAVVNKNGVKVEASVAASGGGFSGTKIFTWFMVLALLGVWSSVAVVWFDLVDYDNVIAERAKEFRFNFSEVLQGKLSAYDADGDGDFDVEDAKVLLGLKERPVSVLLREAKEDYAVKEPDAAPTPDDDAAVPLPPISDDFIPDDSRDEATHPYEDENNAIDTKGELVEKAQPQQTVEESKQYNNQPGSYNNQPGSPETKETVQLRYNAEAESVPEPEADVEPEVESVPEPEADVEPEVESVPELEAEFVPELKAKKKKPKLLNKFEKTIKTEIDAAEKLRKKGKVEEAVRAFETLVLQYPQSPRCRYGKALAEDGLAEKMLSNDMLQKAIGTYKEASELPNATPDLIKATLKKRAERQQFLGRMRGALATLEKLVQIFPEDMALKNDLGVAHLLIGDNNSAKRVYEEVLATAPSDGFAKVHYGFILKSENKIAESIPFLRDGLESGDPGTDDGRFYFHLGDALQRMGDDSAYKWYERGHQRGHFASVWQRSLYNVDGLKAQPWWTPKDTGYMDLVKTLERNWRIIRDEAQSVMDKTTGLFVPEEENLREKGEWGQFTLWQQGKKAGESCRSVPKTCGLLERYPEATGCKRGQIKFSVMQPGTHVWPHTGPTNCRLRMHLGLVIPKTGCKIRCTNDTRAWEEGKVLIFDDSFEHEVWQDADSYRLIFIVDVWHPELTQYQRQTLSPI, via the exons AGGTGAAGCCTGCAGCAGTGGTGAATAAGAATGGTGTGAAAGTGGAGGCTTCTGTTGCTGCTAGTGGTGGTGGTTTTAGCGGAACAAAGATCTTCACCTGGTTCATGGTGCTGGCCCTGCTGGGGGTTTGGAGCTCTGTGGCCGTGGTGTGGTTTGACCTGGTGGACTACGACAATGTCATCG CAGAGAGAGCAAAGGAATTCCGTTTTAACTTTTCAGAGGTTTTACAAG GTAAACTTTCAGCGTATGACGCAGACGGCGACGGCGACTTCGATGTGGAGGACGCCAAAGTACTACTCG GACTGAAGGAGAGGCCGGTTTCTGTGTTGCTGAGGGAAGCCAAGGAGGATTATGCTGTGAAAGAACCAG ATGCTGCCCCCACTCCGGATGATGATG ctgctgtccctctccctccgATATCGGATGATTTTATCCCAG ATGATAGTAGAGATGAAGCAACACATCCTTATG AGGATGAAAACAATGCCATTGACACGAAAGGAG AATTGGTTGAGAAGGCACAGCCACAGCAGACAGTAG AAGAGTCAAAGCAATACAACAACCAACCAGGCTCCTACAACAACCAACCAGGCTCCCCGGAGACAAAGGAAACag TACAACTGCGATACAATGCAGAGGCTGAATCAGTCCCAGAACCGGAGGCTGACGTGGAACCAGAGGTGGAATCTGTTCCGGAACCGGAGGCTGACGTGGAACCAGAGGTGGAATCTGTTCCGGAACTGGAAGCTGAATTTGTTCCAGAACTGAAAG CCAAAAAGAAGAAGCCCAAACTCCTGAATAAATTTGAGAAAACGATCAAGACGGAGATTGACGCTGCTGAGAAGTTACGTAAAAAG GGGAAAGTGGAAGAGGCTGTCCGGGCTTTTGAAACTCTAGTGCTGCAGTATCCTCAGAGTCCCAGATGTCGCTATGGGAAAGCCCTG GCTGAGGATGGCCTGGCAGAGAAGATGCTCAGCAACGACATGCTGCAGAAGGCCATCGGCACATACAAGGAGGCGTCAGAGCTGCCCAACGCCACACCTGACCTCATCAAGGCCACACTGAAGAAACGGGCTGAGCGTCAGCAGTTCCTCG gTCGTATGAGGGGTGCCTTGGCCACGTTGGAGAAACTGGTACAGATCTTCCCTGAGGACATGGCCCTGAAGAACGATCTGGGCGTGGCCCACCTGCTCATCGGAGACAACAACAGTGCCAAGAGGGTCTACGAGGAG GTGTTGGCCACTGCACCAAGTGACGGCTTTGCTAAAGTCCATTACGGCTTCATCCTCAAATCAGAAAACAAGATCGCAGAGAGCATCCCATTCCTCAGG GATGGTTTGGAATCAGGAGACCCTGGCACAGACGACGGCAGGTTTTACTTCCACCTCGGAGACGCTTTACAGAGAATGGGAGACGACAGT GCCTACAAGTGGTATGAGAGAGGGCACCAGAGAGGTCACTTTGCCTCCGTATGGCAGCGATCTCTTTATAATGTGGACGGTCTCAAAGCCCAGCCATGGTGGACGCCCAAGGACACTGGATATATGGATCTAGTCAAG ACCCTGGAGAGGAACTGGAGGATCATCAGGGACGAGGCCCAGTCTGTGATGGATAAAACCACTGGCCTCTTTGTTCCAGAGGAGGAGAACCTCAGAGAAAAAGGGGAGTGGGGCCAGTTCACCCTCTGGCAGCAAG GCAAGAAGGCAGGGGAGTCCTGCCGCAGTGTTCCAAAGACCTGTGGCCTGTTGGAGCGCTACCCAGAGGCTACAGGCTGCAAGAGAGGACAG ATCAAGTTCTCGGTGATGCAGCCTGGTACTCACGTCTGGCCCCACACGGGGCCCACCAACTGTCGCCTGCGCATGCACCTGGGCCTGGTCATCCCCAAGACGGGCTGCAAGATCAGGTGCACCAACGATACCAG GGCTTGGGAGGAGGGGAAAGTGCTCATCTTTGATGATTCCTTTGAGCATGAGGTGTGGCAGGACGCCGACAGTTACCGGCTCATCTTCATCGTGGACGTGTGGCACCCCGAGCTCACCCAGTACCAACGGCAGACTCTATCCCCCATTTAG